From the Lycium ferocissimum isolate CSIRO_LF1 unplaced genomic scaffold, AGI_CSIRO_Lferr_CH_V1 ctg45, whole genome shotgun sequence genome, one window contains:
- the LOC132044425 gene encoding uncharacterized protein At5g50100, chloroplastic, with translation MQMAFRVAAGPVVRRANTSLLSLFTAKSHTSSTKFLPNPIPLLNQNGPRFSIRAISGTTVDPVAPKKDINEEKSPENWKIKMLYDGECPLCMREVDMLRERNKGYGTIKFLDISSDEYRPEENEGLDYETVMGRIHAILSDGTVVTDVEAFRRLYEAVGLGWVYAITKYEPIATIADSVYGVWAKYRLQITGRPSLEEVLEARRKKEEMCKDRKACKL, from the exons ATGCAAATGGCTTTCAGAGTAGCAGCAGGTCCTGTTGTAAGACGAGCCAATACATCTCTGCTTTCACTTTTCACTGCCAAATCCCACACTTCTTCTACAAAATTTCTCCCCAATCCAATCCCTCTGCTCAACcaaaatg GACCAAGATTTTCGATTAGGGCAATCAGTGGAACAACTGTGGATCCAGTGGCACCCAAGAAGGATATTAATGAAGAGAAATCTCCAGAAAACTGGAAAATTAAGATGCTTTATGATGGAGAATGTCCCTTATGCATGCGTGAG GTTGATATGCTAAGAGAGAGGAATAAAGGTTATGGAACAATTAAATTTCTCGACATAAGTTCAGATGAGTACCGCCCTGAGGAGAATGAAGGACTTGATTACGAGACG GTTATGGGAAGAATACATGCTATACTATCAGATGGAACTGTGGTTACAGATGTTGAG GCATTTAGACGGCTCTATGAAGCAGTTGGATTGGGATGGGTGTATGCCATTACAAAATATGAACCT ATTGCAACTATTGCTGACTCCGTGTATGGAGTCTGGGCAAAATATCGTCTTCAAATAACAG GTCGACCATCTTTAGAAGAAGTTCTGGAGGCACGAAGGAAGAAG GAGGAAATGTGTAAGGACAGGAAGGCTTGCAAACTGTAG
- the LOC132044423 gene encoding calmodulin-binding protein 60 A-like isoform X1, whose product MSNSQECLGESSNIIGSTQNSNLEDELTPFFSSPTMMKMLEVMVIRTFDGVLKPRLENSIRNVVKQELESAEKKFLFAKGNPEKDIQAPKPRSLKLKFLTKVSVPVLTGVEIKGEGGNAIQVALIDDNTGEIVECGPEASAKVEIVVLKGEFGGDNEGNWTAEEFCSNVVQEREGKKSPLAETVNVRLYKGIGSIDKIRFTHSSRYMRKGMFSLGARIADTFNSIRVKEARTESFTVKDGRQLYKEKRDPPSLSDGVQRLKNIGRDSNNRLLGENVNTVEDFLILLLKDRERLKCVLSLKPKMLEETIKHARRCTLNERIYFYIDSQEKEGVVFNIVGEVLGLILEFQYLPMYRLSESDKARFFLAKTSVAVSFLLLLLSHICCCFRPICD is encoded by the exons CATGATGAAAATGCTGGAGGTGATGGTGATCCGGACCTTTGACGGCGTTCTAAAGCCCAGGTTGGAAAACTCGATTCGTAATGTT GTAAAACAAGAACTTGAATCGGCTGAGAAGAAGTTTTTGTTCGCCAAGGG AAACCCTGAAAAAGATATTCAAGCTCCTAAACCAAGAAGCTTGAAGTTGAAGTTCTTGACAAAGGTATCTGTTCCTGTACTTACTGGAGTGGAAATTAAAGGGGAAGGAGGTAATGCTATTCAAGTGGCTTTGATTGATGATAACACTGGAGAAATTGTTGAATGTGGACCAGAAGCCTCAGCTAAAGTGGAGATAGTTGTTCTTAAGGGAGAATTTGGTGGTGATAATGAAGGTAATTGGACAGCTGAAGAGTTCTGTAGCAATGTTGTGCAAGAGAGGGAAGGAAAAAAGTCTCCTCTTGCAGAAACTGTAAATGTGAGACTTTATAAAGGCATTGGTTCTATAGATAAAATCAGATTTACACATTCTTCAAGGTATATGAGGAAGGGGATGTTCAGCCTAGGTGCACGAATTGCTGACACTTTCAATAGTATTCGAGTAAAAGAAGCAAGGACTGAATCTTTCACTGTCAAGGATGGGCGCCAGCTAT ATAAAGAGAAGCGTGATCCACCATCTCTATCGGATGGGGTACAGCGATTAAAAAACATAGGTAGAGACAGTAACAATCGCCTTCTGGGTGAAAATGTCAACACTGTAGAGGACTTTTTGATTTTGCTCCTAAAAGACCGTGAGCGACTCAAATGC GTACTTAGTCTAAAGCCAAAGATGTTGGAGGAGACAATTAAACATGCTCGAAGATGCACGCTTAATGAACGGATATACTTTTATATTGACTCTCAAGAAAAGGAAGGGGTAGTTTTTAACATTGTTGGAGAGGTGCTGGGACTTATTCTGGAGTTCCAATATCTACCTATGTATCGATTATCTGAAAGTGATAAGGCACGATTCTTTTTAGCCAAAACTTCCGTTGCTGTCTCTTTCCTTTTGTTGCTCTTATCTCATATTTGTTGCTGTTTTCGTCCTATTTGTGATTGA